In the genome of Streptomyces sp. NBC_00433, the window CGCCAGGGACCGGCGGCGCGATGCCTACCGGGACCTCAGCGCGCAGGTGAACGCCTTGTCCGAGGTCTTCTGGAGAATGGAAGTGGTCGACCAGGCGTCCTCGGCGTCGACCCGTCGGACGATCATCGGCGAGATGCAGGCCGCCTCACGCGAGGCGGTCAGCCGCGTCACCAAGGCCAGCAGGGACGTGCTGCTCGAAGGGCCCGCCGACGTCGCCGAGAAGGCCCGCGAGCTTCGGCGGTTGGCCGTCGACACCCATCTGCTGCTGATCCAGCTCGTCGACGGGTCGGACGAGCCGAGAGCCGCCTACAACCGGGCCTACCGGCTCTTCCGCGACCACCACATCCGGTTCATCGAGGCCGCGCGGAGCGCCCTGGAGGTGAGATGAGCCGGCCCCGTCCGGCGAGGGCGTGTCGCCGCGGCTCGACGCCCTCGCCGACGGGGATGGAGCGGCACTCCGCTCAGGAGGAGGCCCGTCCGCTCCCCGCGCTCACCCCTTCGTGGCCGACGGGCCGGCCGACTGTGTCGGGGTCGCCGTGGGCGGCGGGCCGAAGGTCACCTGGATCGAGGTGAAGCCCAGCGAGGTCAGCAGCTGCTGGAGCATCGTCCGGGTGTTGGTCTCGGCGCGGGCGGCCAGCTCGGTCTGCTTGGCGGCGTCCTGGATCTTCTGCGCGGCCAGCTCGTTGAGCTGCTGCACATTGCCGGTGTCGCTGCCGAAGAAGTCGCCGACCCGGTCGAAGAAGCCGCGCGACTGGGAGACCACGTAGGAGTGCTTGGTGTCCAGCGCGGTCCGCTCCAGCGCCGCGTGCGGCAGCCGCAGCGAGGCGCTCTTGCGGTCGTCGGAGACCGTCACCGCGCCTTCCTTGACGGTGCCGAGGTCGACGTAGGCGTCGACGCTGCCGGCCCCGACGTAGAGGGTGCGCTTGCCGCGCACGACATCGGGCAGGTATTTGGCGTCCTTGTCGAGGTCCACGACGACCTCGAAGTTGCCACTCGCGCCCTCGAAGCGGTTCATGTCCTGAATGGACTTCAGGAGCACCGGGCCGCTGCGGTCCTTGGTCGTCTCCGCGAACGGATTGGGCAGGCCGGGCAACCAGTTCGCCTTGCCCAACAGGACGAACAGCAGCCCCAGGACGACGACTCCGATAACGGTCCGGGCCCACCAGGGCATCCGGCTTACTGCGTACTGCGTGGCCATGACACACCTCCTCACCCTCTCGGCTACCCGGGCAGGGCGGTGTGATGACCGTAGGTTCCTCCCAACCTCCCGCCGGGCGGCGGGAGGTTGGGACCAGGAGACGGTGGGACCACAGGAACGCGGGACCGCGGGGCCGCTCCTTGAGGAAGCGGCCCCGCGGTCCGGTGGATCAGTGGCTGCGGCGGCGCAGCCGGACCGAGGCCATCACGGCGCTGCCGGCGAGCAGGAGCCCGCCGCCCGCGATTCCGGCGGCGGTCGTGGCGCTGCTGGAGCCGGTCTCCGCGAGCTGCTCCCCGGTGTTCGGGGTCGCGGTGGCGGTCGGCGTGGGGGTCGCGGTGGCGGTGGGGGTGGCCGACGGGGAGGCCGTGGGGGTCGCCCCTGCCTTGCTGGTGATGTTCAGCGCGGTCCGCGGCTCGCACATGCCGCTGCCGGTGAAGGACGGCGTACCGGGGTGCTCGTTGACGATGACGCAGTCCTCCAGCGCGGCGTGGCCCGCCGGGTGGTCTGCCCGGTAGGAGACCCGGACCTGTGTCGTGGCCGAGCTGTTCGCGGGGAAGGTGATGTCCTTTCCGTCGAGGTAGAAGCCCTGCGAGAGGTCGCTCTCCGGGTTGGCCACCGAGGAGAGGGTGACCCACCGACCGCCCTTGAACACCTGGACGGTCGCGTACTTGTCGGTGAAGAGCACGTGCGAGAGGTTCGTGTACTCCGAAGGCGTCGGGTTGGTGACACGCGCGCCGAACTTGATCGCGGGCCCGCCCGCGGCCGCGCTCACCGGCACACCGATCAGGGACGGGGTGATCGGCGTGACCTTGATCGTGTTCGTGACGTCGACGTCGGCCATCAGCTCCCCTTCGGGGATCAGGGCCGAGTTCAGCTTGACGTGGTCGGTGCCGCCGTTGGTGTCACCGTGGTGCGGGGTGCCCATCGGCATGCCGATCCGCAGGTGGACGGTCTGCGTGGTGCCCGGCGCCACCGAGAAGGTCTCGGTCGTCCGGCCGTAGAACTCGCCGTACTTGGTGTTGTAGGTCAGCGCCAGCGGCTCCCATGTGCCGTCGGCGCCGCGGAATTCCAGGCTCATGCTGTCGGAAAGCACCCCGGTGCCCGTCTCTGCCGCGAACGACAGGTACTCGGGCACGAAGGTGGTACCGGTGTTGCCGAACGTCTCGGTGAATTCGACGGGCCCCCCCGCGAAACCGATCTCAGTCGGAGCGTCCACCGAAATGGACATCTTCCGGGTGTCGTCGACGTTCGGTGCGGCGTGGGCCGTCGTCGCCGGGCCGAGGGCCAGGACGGCGCCCGACAGGGCGACGGCGACGGCGGACGCGCGCAGGGCGCGGCGGCGGTGTGTGGTGCGGTTCAACGTATCCCCCCAGGATGCGCGAAGTGGCCGGGCCTGATCGGCCCGTGCCGTGAACGGGCCGATCAGGCCCGTGATGCGGACGGAAGCATTCAGCTGAACGCTGCGTCGCACAAGGAGACACGGGTCAGCCCCGGATGGTTGTCCAGCTGTTTGTCGTGGTTGCGTAACGGGCCGAGGGCGGGTGGGACGGTGACCGCCGATGGCCGCCGCTCGGCCGGTGGAAGGCCGCCGCTCGGCCGGTGGAGGGCCGCCGCCGGGCCCGTGGAGACCCCCGACCCGGCCCGCGGAGGCTCGTCGCCCGGCCAGGATTCCCGAATATTTCGACACGGTGTCCGAATCTTTTTGGGCTCCGGGAAGACAATCGACACCGTCGGGGCGCGGACGGACGGCAACCCACCGGGCTACGATCGCTGCCATGAGTGCCACGATTCCCCAGCCTTCGCACGATGACCAGTCGGGTACCGCCGGCGAGGGCACGGCGACGCTCGCCGAGATCGCCCGGGCCGCCGGGGTCTCGGCTCCGACTGTTTCGAAAGTGCTCAACGGCCGCGGCGACGTGGCCCCCGCCACCCGCAGCCGCGTCGAGGACCTGCTGCGCCGGCACGGCTACCAGCGCCGCCGCGGCAGCATGCAGCCCGCGCCGCTGCTCGACCTGGTCTTCCACGAGCTGGAGAGCTCCTGGGCGATGGAGGTGATCAGGGGCGTCGAGCGGGTGGCCGGGCAGGAGGGCCTCAGCGTGGTGCTCTCGGAGTCCGCGGGCCGCCTCAGCCCCGGCCAGACCTGGGTGGACGGGGTGCTCGCCCGCCGCCCGACCGGTGTGATCCTGGTGCTGTCCGGGCTCGACCCGGCGCAGCGCGCCCAGCTGATCAGCCGCGACATACCGTTCGTGGTGCTCGACCCGGCCGGCGACCCCGGCGAGGACGTGCCGGCGATCGGCGCGACCAACTGGCAGGGCGGCCTGGCCGCCACCCGCCACCTGCTGGACCTGGGCCACACCAGGATCGGCGTGCTCGGCGGCCCGGCCGGGATGATGTGCAGCCGGGCCAGGATCGACGGCTACCGCGCCGCGCTGGAGACCGCCGGGGTGCGCTACGACCCCGACCTCGTCATCTCGGGCAACTTCCACCACGAGGCCGGCTACACGGCGGGCCTGGAACTGCTGCGCCGACCGGACCGCCCCACCGCCGTCTTCACCGGCAACGACCTGCAGGCGCTCGGCCTCTACGAGGCGGCCCGCGAGCTGGGCATGTCGATCCCGCGCGACCTGAGCGTGGTCGGCTTCGACGACCTGCCGCTCGCCACCTGGATCAGCCCGCCGCTGACCACCGTGCGGCAGCCGCTGACGGAGATGGCCGAGGCGGCCGCCCGGCTGGTGCTCGACCTCAGCCGCGGCCGGGAGCCCAGCACCCTGCGGGTGGACCTGGCGACGCGCCTGGTGGAGCGCAGCAGCACGGCGCCGCCGGCCGCCGCGGCCGAGGGCGCGTGACGCGGGGCATCACGGCCCGGAGACCCGCACCGGGTAGCTGGCCACCGCCACCGAGTCGTCGTCCAGGCAGTGCCCGTCCGTCAGGTCGAAGCGCTGCTTGAGCAGCGGCGAGGCGACGTAGGCGCGGTCCTGGAGAGTGCCGAGCAGCCCGTGGCTGAGCACCCCCGCACCGGTGAAGGGGTCCACATTGCCGATGGCGTAGAGCCGCCCGGCCCGGTCGCGGAAGAGGGCGGCCTGCCGCCCGTCGGGCAGCAGCGCGGCCACCCCGCGGCCCGGCAGCAGCTCGTCGGCCGCGCACACCGCCAACCAGCCGTCCGCGGTGCGCAGTTCGACCGTCCCGGTCAGCG includes:
- a CDS encoding DUF4230 domain-containing protein; this encodes MATQYAVSRMPWWARTVIGVVVLGLLFVLLGKANWLPGLPNPFAETTKDRSGPVLLKSIQDMNRFEGASGNFEVVVDLDKDAKYLPDVVRGKRTLYVGAGSVDAYVDLGTVKEGAVTVSDDRKSASLRLPHAALERTALDTKHSYVVSQSRGFFDRVGDFFGSDTGNVQQLNELAAQKIQDAAKQTELAARAETNTRTMLQQLLTSLGFTSIQVTFGPPPTATPTQSAGPSATKG
- a CDS encoding LacI family DNA-binding transcriptional regulator is translated as MSATIPQPSHDDQSGTAGEGTATLAEIARAAGVSAPTVSKVLNGRGDVAPATRSRVEDLLRRHGYQRRRGSMQPAPLLDLVFHELESSWAMEVIRGVERVAGQEGLSVVLSESAGRLSPGQTWVDGVLARRPTGVILVLSGLDPAQRAQLISRDIPFVVLDPAGDPGEDVPAIGATNWQGGLAATRHLLDLGHTRIGVLGGPAGMMCSRARIDGYRAALETAGVRYDPDLVISGNFHHEAGYTAGLELLRRPDRPTAVFTGNDLQALGLYEAARELGMSIPRDLSVVGFDDLPLATWISPPLTTVRQPLTEMAEAAARLVLDLSRGREPSTLRVDLATRLVERSSTAPPAAAAEGA
- the nirD gene encoding nitrite reductase small subunit NirD, with amino-acid sequence MSDVTSPAPPLTGTVELRTADGWLAVCAADELLPGRGVAALLPDGRQAALFRDRAGRLYAIGNVDPFTGAGVLSHGLLGTLQDRAYVASPLLKQRFDLTDGHCLDDDSVAVASYPVRVSGP